The Methanobacterium lacus genome includes a region encoding these proteins:
- a CDS encoding ArsR/SmtB family transcription factor, whose amino-acid sequence METKKMAKIFKALSNPNRLELYLQIVKQHETSYKTCGGCLISDITKSLNIGAPTISHHLKELSSAELIYTEKKGRYLVAKVNEDVVNQVNEYLKLQ is encoded by the coding sequence ATGGAGACCAAAAAAATGGCAAAAATATTTAAAGCCCTTTCAAACCCCAACAGGTTAGAACTATATCTACAAATAGTTAAACAACATGAAACAAGCTACAAAACATGTGGGGGATGTTTAATAAGTGACATAACCAAATCCTTAAACATTGGAGCACCAACAATTTCACACCATCTCAAAGAACTATCCAGCGCCGAATTGATCTACACAGAAAAAAAAGGCAGGTACCTAGTAGCAAAGGTAAACGAAGACGTGGTAAACCAGGTAAACGAATATTTAAAGCTCCAATAG
- a CDS encoding DUF5518 domain-containing protein codes for MNDLKNDLKYIILGIVLAFIITLGFTKIFMGGLYFIFASFLITGIIVGYLTSGDTKDVAINGMVVGFIGSIIFILFVSIMTMLTSTPHMSTSIVIMSIGGTLMFGIVAGVIFGIICAIGSIIGSYIKSKT; via the coding sequence ATGAATGATTTGAAAAATGATTTGAAATATATAATTTTGGGAATAGTACTAGCGTTTATTATAACTTTGGGCTTCACAAAAATTTTTATGGGTGGACTATATTTCATATTTGCTAGTTTTTTAATAACTGGAATAATTGTGGGCTACTTAACAAGTGGTGACACTAAAGATGTTGCCATCAATGGAATGGTTGTAGGATTTATTGGGAGTATAATTTTCATTTTATTCGTATCAATCATGACCATGTTAACAAGCACTCCTCATATGAGTACATCTATAGTTATCATGTCTATTGGGGGAACACTTATGTTTGGAATAGTGGCAGGTGTTATATTTGGAATCATATGTGCAATTGGGAGTATCATTGGTAGTTATATAAAGTCTAAAACCTAA
- a CDS encoding DUF3892 domain-containing protein, whose protein sequence is MEIDRINYWISEVCIKDGHIHSVRLYRDSELAYGLDQTWTVQQVIDTINKGYNINTIVNVKGRWVSGARVKIMTIGGTSYITTERDESAPDNLENLPKF, encoded by the coding sequence ATGGAAATAGATAGAATCAACTACTGGATTTCTGAAGTGTGTATAAAGGATGGTCATATTCACAGCGTTAGATTGTACAGGGACAGTGAACTGGCCTATGGACTGGATCAAACCTGGACAGTACAGCAGGTTATTGACACCATAAATAAGGGTTACAACATAAACACCATAGTAAATGTGAAGGGTAGATGGGTGTCAGGTGCCAGGGTTAAAATCATGACCATTGGTGGAACCAGCTACATCACAACAGAAAGGGATGAATCTGCCCCTGACAATCTTGAAAACTTACCAAAATTCTAA
- a CDS encoding ABC transporter ATP-binding protein, with protein MNNENIIEIKDLKKGYDNGKIKALNGMNLNVKKGEFISIMGPSGSGKSSLLNMIGGLDVADEGTINVAGIDMMKTKNLNKFRSKEIGFVFQMHNLIPNLTVVENVEIPMYETNTSSKDMRKKALALLKSVGLEDKVDQKPTKLSGGQRQRVAIARALVNNPSIILADEPTGSLDSKTGEVILNLLKDLHAKENVTLVMVTHEPYVGNMAERIVTVLDGKCLSDKKTSEST; from the coding sequence ATGAATAACGAGAACATCATAGAAATAAAGGATTTGAAAAAGGGCTACGACAACGGTAAAATAAAAGCCCTGAATGGTATGAACTTAAACGTCAAAAAGGGAGAGTTCATATCCATAATGGGACCTTCAGGTTCTGGGAAATCATCATTACTTAACATGATCGGTGGTTTGGATGTTGCAGATGAAGGAACCATCAACGTGGCTGGGATCGATATGATGAAGACCAAGAACCTCAATAAATTTCGTTCCAAGGAGATCGGCTTCGTGTTCCAAATGCACAATCTGATACCGAATTTAACTGTGGTTGAAAACGTTGAAATTCCCATGTACGAAACCAACACCAGCTCAAAGGATATGAGAAAAAAAGCACTGGCACTTCTAAAATCTGTGGGACTTGAAGACAAGGTGGATCAAAAACCAACCAAACTATCAGGCGGACAAAGACAAAGGGTTGCAATAGCCAGAGCCCTTGTTAACAATCCATCAATAATTTTAGCAGACGAACCCACAGGTTCCTTGGATTCCAAAACTGGAGAAGTTATTCTAAACCTGTTAAAGGATCTGCATGCCAAAGAAAATGTTACGCTCGTTATGGTGACACACGAACCCTACGTCGGAAACATGGCAGAGAGGATAGTCACAGTTTTAGATGGAAAATGCTTATCAGACAAAAAAACATCGGAGTCAACTTAA
- a CDS encoding beta strand repeat-containing protein: MTNKLNLFFKRKAILLPLLLLSLGLIFNVSVTDVSATPVNTIYVNGSGGSDASDGSTWLLAKKTINNATGTAKSNGRVQIARGTYNESNIQINRNMTIIGENQLNTIVDGQQSGNSIFTVATDVKLTIINLTLTNGTSRSGGAIENTGTLAVYNTTFTGNSETYGQGGAIDNSKGSNLTVDNCNFINNTASDNGGGAISNFGTATISNSNFTNNSATSSYGGSNLGGAIENMYGATLNLDNCTFTNNIANSDFGGANHGGAIFNGGFLNMVNCTFTNNTTTGGGGAIYNNYDATITSDYSTFADNRSSYGGAVSNNRGTLNLDNCTFTHNISNYGGAISNYQGTLNLDNCTFTNNVVYDTAGGGAIYNSGGGVTVDNSKFTGNSASGYLAGGGAIYTENGALNVDNSTFTNNTASFWGGAIDNAGTLIVKNSTFTNNNVVTRGGAIFNTGTATVNFNRIYGNKAGTGNAIYNSDGTFDARYNWWGSNTNPSANISGSNVSYNPWIVLTVTPNPATIKIDGKSNINADLLHDSNGVYHDPGKGHVPDGLTVYFSSDSNGTVSPVSSITTNGKANTTFTGFNKGISKISATVDSETVIKSVTIKTTTKVNVEPVSGLKGDSVNLTARLTDNHNDPVKGAHIQFSINGTFLGTVKTNNNGIATLKYVITENKGTYPIFAEYGGNSTYIGTNNTNQLKVNTTPVNPVYDLYLRITSSNNHPKVGELFTLTYKLSNNGPDYVNNVTVKIPIPVGFNVSNITGDGNWTYNTKNSTITWTLTNVPVGDPYLYITGKTVKAGQYIFGSSLSSETLKLNSATLNSTSTTNKTDRTSTNTIAMQHTGVPIAGLLLAILMVIGGYIIPRLKK; the protein is encoded by the coding sequence TTGACTAACAAATTAAACTTATTCTTCAAAAGAAAAGCAATATTACTTCCACTACTACTTTTAAGTCTGGGCCTGATATTTAATGTCAGCGTTACAGATGTTTCAGCAACTCCTGTGAACACCATCTACGTTAATGGTTCAGGTGGAAGCGATGCATCTGATGGTTCTACTTGGCTTTTAGCTAAAAAAACTATTAATAATGCAACAGGAACAGCAAAATCTAATGGAAGAGTTCAAATAGCCAGAGGGACCTATAATGAAAGTAATATCCAGATAAACAGGAATATGACCATCATAGGTGAAAATCAGCTGAATACTATCGTAGACGGACAACAATCTGGAAATTCAATATTCACAGTTGCAACTGATGTAAAACTCACCATCATAAATCTAACACTTACAAACGGAACATCAAGATCTGGCGGTGCAATCGAGAATACCGGTACATTGGCTGTTTATAACACTACTTTCACTGGCAACTCTGAAACTTATGGCCAGGGAGGAGCTATTGACAATTCAAAGGGTTCTAATTTGACAGTTGATAACTGTAACTTTATAAACAACACTGCATCAGATAATGGTGGGGGTGCTATCTCTAATTTTGGCACTGCGACTATTAGTAACAGTAATTTCACAAATAACAGTGCTACCAGTTCTTATGGTGGTTCTAATCTAGGTGGTGCCATAGAAAACATGTATGGTGCTACTTTAAACTTGGATAACTGTACCTTCACAAACAACATTGCAAATAGTGATTTTGGTGGGGCCAATCATGGCGGAGCTATCTTCAACGGCGGTTTTTTGAATATGGTTAACTGTACCTTCACAAACAACACCACAACAGGTGGTGGTGGTGCCATATACAATAATTACGACGCTACTATAACTTCTGATTACAGTACCTTCGCTGATAACAGATCATCCTATGGAGGTGCTGTATCCAATAATCGAGGTACTTTAAACTTGGATAACTGTACCTTCACTCATAACATTTCAAATTATGGAGGTGCTATATCCAATTATCAAGGTACTTTAAACTTGGATAACTGTACCTTCACAAACAACGTTGTATATGATACAGCTGGTGGTGGTGCTATCTACAATTCTGGTGGTGGTGTAACTGTTGATAACAGTAAATTCACAGGTAACAGTGCCTCTGGTTATCTTGCAGGTGGAGGTGCTATCTATACTGAGAATGGTGCTTTGAATGTTGACAACAGTACCTTCACAAATAACACTGCATCATTTTGGGGTGGTGCGATAGACAATGCAGGCACCTTAATTGTTAAAAACAGTACCTTCACAAATAACAATGTGGTTACAAGAGGTGGTGCTATCTTCAATACTGGTACTGCTACTGTTAATTTCAATAGAATCTATGGAAACAAAGCAGGTACTGGTAATGCTATTTACAATTCCGATGGAACATTTGATGCAAGGTATAACTGGTGGGGTTCCAATACAAATCCCTCAGCCAATATAAGCGGCTCAAATGTATCATACAATCCATGGATTGTATTAACAGTGACTCCAAACCCTGCAACCATTAAAATCGACGGTAAATCTAATATTAATGCTGATTTACTCCATGATTCTAACGGTGTTTATCATGACCCTGGAAAGGGACATGTTCCAGATGGATTAACAGTTTACTTCAGTAGTGATTCAAATGGAACTGTAAGCCCAGTATCTTCCATCACTACAAATGGAAAAGCAAACACAACATTTACTGGATTTAATAAAGGGATATCAAAAATATCAGCAACTGTAGATAGCGAAACTGTGATTAAAAGTGTAACAATCAAAACAACTACGAAGGTTAATGTTGAGCCAGTTAGTGGTTTGAAGGGTGATAGTGTTAATTTAACTGCCAGATTAACAGACAATCACAACGACCCAGTTAAGGGTGCTCATATACAGTTCAGTATTAATGGTACTTTTTTAGGCACAGTTAAAACTAACAATAATGGAATAGCAACACTCAAATACGTCATAACAGAAAACAAAGGCACATATCCCATATTCGCAGAGTATGGTGGAAACAGTACATATATTGGAACCAACAACACCAACCAGTTAAAAGTAAATACAACGCCAGTGAATCCTGTGTATGATCTCTACTTAAGGATTACATCATCCAACAATCATCCAAAAGTTGGAGAACTATTCACACTCACATATAAACTTAGTAACAATGGACCAGACTATGTAAACAACGTTACAGTAAAAATCCCAATACCAGTAGGATTTAATGTATCAAATATTACTGGAGATGGTAACTGGACTTACAACACTAAAAACAGCACCATAACATGGACCTTAACAAACGTGCCAGTAGGTGATCCTTACCTGTATATCACAGGAAAAACAGTAAAAGCAGGACAATATATATTCGGTTCCTCATTATCCTCAGAAACCCTCAAATTAAACAGTGCAACTCTAAACTCGACATCAACAACAAACAAAACAGATAGAACATCAACAAACACAATAGCCATGCAGCACACTGGTGTTCCGATAGCAGGACTCCTATTGGCAATTTTAATGGTCATTGGGGGATATATAATACCTAGACTAAAAAAATAG
- a CDS encoding PAS domain S-box protein translates to MTANSDGSCLKITSTNLFLESVMDIIREPLIVLDANLRVITFNDPFSNYFNVDPSDTVGNLIYDINNGEWDSPDLRRLLEDILPESPPIKDFEMNHFFENGTPKILNLNAQSFECRDQKPMILISINDITEHKLTIEKLQESEKHFQAVQKNSLDRFTILKPVYDDQGEIVDFSYIYQNAQAAKSTGRNSEEIIGLRMTELWPTFTQTNFFNMYKEAVNTQEVVEFEEHYSSDGIDDWFYATVTPIPDGIAISIQIVTDHKKAQEKLVESKEKLNTLFENLSVGISVIDNEGKVIYENPALERILGLSETELKLGKYGERKYYNSDYSEIPPDELPSSRAFEEQTPIKDIEVGVLIDNNNMIWTNVSAIPLSFPDWKMLLVTYDITKSKKVEEKLQESYERFNLAQKVSNIGTFEWNIQTGVNIWTPELEAIYGLKEGEFPGTQGAWEELVHPDDKQKAINGVDIALKTGEPTESEFRVKWADGSVHWLLGRWQVIKGDDGELLKLIGINVDITALKEYEFKQQNLLENEKELTNKLHISNQELEKVNIELIHQQDVQNRLIRKLEVSNKELEQFAYVASHDLQEPLRMVTSFTQLLAMKYKDKLDSDADDYIEFIVEGSHRMKDLIDDLLAYSRLNTEKTEYQFSDLNQLLDNVLLGMKNTIVEEGVQITRDELPTVRCDSSQLGQVFQNLISNSIKFHKTNPKIHISAEETREEWIVGVSDEGIGIDPEHQQQIFDVFKRLHSRKKYPGTGIGLSICKRVVERHNGKIWVESELGYGSSFYFTLPKKAMKLNQSILEY, encoded by the coding sequence ATGACTGCCAACTCTGATGGATCCTGTTTAAAAATTACATCAACAAACCTTTTTTTAGAAAGTGTAATGGATATTATCCGAGAACCTTTAATTGTCTTAGATGCAAATTTAAGGGTTATTACATTTAACGATCCATTTTCAAACTATTTTAATGTAGATCCTTCAGACACCGTGGGTAATTTAATTTACGATATAAATAATGGAGAATGGGACAGTCCTGATTTACGCAGACTCTTGGAAGATATTTTACCGGAATCACCCCCCATCAAAGACTTCGAAATGAACCACTTCTTTGAAAACGGCACCCCCAAAATCCTGAATCTAAATGCCCAGAGCTTTGAGTGTAGAGATCAAAAACCCATGATACTCATTTCAATTAACGATATCACCGAACACAAGCTAACCATAGAAAAACTTCAAGAAAGTGAAAAGCACTTTCAAGCTGTGCAGAAAAACTCCCTTGACAGGTTCACAATTCTCAAACCAGTGTACGATGATCAAGGTGAGATCGTGGACTTCAGCTACATATACCAGAATGCACAGGCTGCCAAAAGCACGGGTCGAAACTCTGAAGAAATTATTGGCCTTCGCATGACCGAACTGTGGCCCACCTTTACCCAGACAAACTTCTTTAATATGTACAAAGAGGCCGTGAACACTCAGGAGGTAGTTGAATTTGAAGAACACTACTCATCCGATGGGATTGATGACTGGTTTTATGCCACTGTTACTCCTATTCCAGATGGCATTGCCATATCAATTCAAATTGTCACGGACCATAAGAAAGCTCAAGAAAAATTAGTTGAAAGTAAGGAGAAATTAAACACTTTATTTGAAAACTTATCAGTTGGCATCTCTGTAATCGACAATGAAGGAAAAGTTATCTACGAAAATCCTGCGCTGGAAAGAATTTTAGGCCTATCTGAAACCGAGTTAAAACTTGGAAAGTATGGAGAGAGAAAGTATTACAATTCAGATTACTCTGAAATACCTCCAGATGAACTTCCAAGTAGCAGGGCATTTGAGGAACAGACACCAATTAAAGATATTGAAGTTGGAGTTCTAATAGACAACAACAACATGATATGGACCAATGTAAGTGCCATTCCACTGTCATTCCCAGATTGGAAAATGCTTTTAGTAACCTACGACATCACCAAAAGTAAAAAAGTTGAAGAAAAACTTCAAGAAAGTTATGAAAGGTTTAATCTGGCCCAGAAGGTGTCTAACATTGGTACATTTGAATGGAACATTCAAACAGGTGTGAACATCTGGACACCAGAATTAGAAGCCATCTACGGCCTTAAAGAAGGTGAGTTTCCAGGAACGCAGGGTGCTTGGGAAGAATTAGTTCATCCCGATGATAAGCAGAAAGCCATAAATGGTGTTGATATTGCTTTAAAAACTGGAGAACCTACAGAATCTGAATTTAGGGTGAAATGGGCTGATGGCAGTGTTCATTGGTTACTGGGACGTTGGCAGGTTATTAAGGGAGATGATGGAGAACTTTTGAAACTTATAGGTATCAATGTGGATATAACAGCGCTGAAGGAATATGAATTTAAACAGCAGAACTTACTTGAAAATGAGAAGGAACTCACCAATAAACTCCATATTTCAAATCAGGAGCTTGAAAAAGTTAATATTGAATTAATCCATCAGCAGGACGTTCAAAATAGACTAATTAGAAAGTTAGAGGTTTCAAATAAGGAACTGGAGCAGTTTGCCTATGTTGCAAGCCACGATCTGCAGGAGCCTTTGAGGATGGTGACCAGTTTCACCCAGCTCTTGGCCATGAAGTACAAGGATAAGCTGGATTCTGATGCAGATGATTACATTGAGTTTATAGTGGAAGGATCCCACAGGATGAAAGATTTGATAGATGATCTCTTGGCATACTCACGTCTTAACACAGAAAAAACTGAGTATCAATTCAGTGACCTTAACCAGCTCTTGGATAATGTGTTGTTGGGGATGAAAAATACCATTGTGGAAGAAGGTGTCCAGATCACTCGTGACGAGTTACCAACAGTAAGGTGTGACTCTTCACAGCTTGGCCAGGTCTTTCAGAATTTGATTTCGAACTCCATTAAATTCCATAAAACCAACCCTAAAATACATATTTCTGCCGAGGAAACTCGTGAAGAATGGATAGTTGGTGTGAGTGATGAAGGAATTGGTATCGATCCAGAACATCAGCAGCAAATTTTTGACGTCTTCAAACGACTGCATTCACGAAAAAAATATCCTGGAACTGGTATTGGACTCTCCATCTGTAAAAGAGTTGTGGAAAGACACAACGGAAAAATCTGGGTAGAATCCGAACTGGGATACGGATCAAGCTTCTACTTCACCCTACCCAAAAAAGCCATGAAACTTAACCAATCCATTTTAGAATATTGA
- a CDS encoding ABC transporter permease yields the protein MSFLSLVVKNPFRNKTRSSLAIVGIAIGIMVIVALGMITGGLENSTQSTLKAGSAEITVSQAGSSNMQSGQTINQTYVNDLLPLSGVKSTAGVLRATNTTSGASSSNTSQAGGFGGLSITGVDSDKLSLLGVDSVNGTAFTNDSTDQVIIGKTAAESLNKTVGDTIDLFGKNFTVKGTFETGSFMTDNGIMMPLSTLQNLTSNQDKVSSVLVKVTDNANVTTVSNTIQDAYPNQLTTSTAADQANRINQGLGFINTASWAISLLAIFIGAVGVINTMIMTVYERTREIGVLKAVGWKDTRILGMILGESIVLTLLAFVAGTLIAVVGVEVLLTLVPSVGSVITPSFSIYIFLRAFAVALVVGVIGGLYPAYRASRLSPTEALRYE from the coding sequence ATGTCATTTTTATCGCTGGTGGTGAAAAATCCATTCAGAAACAAAACTAGAAGTTCCCTTGCTATTGTTGGAATAGCAATTGGAATAATGGTTATAGTGGCACTTGGAATGATCACCGGAGGGCTTGAGAACTCAACACAGAGTACTCTGAAGGCAGGTTCGGCTGAAATTACAGTTAGCCAAGCCGGTTCATCCAATATGCAATCAGGCCAAACCATTAACCAGACTTATGTAAATGATTTACTCCCATTAAGTGGAGTTAAAAGTACTGCAGGTGTTTTAAGGGCAACAAACACCACTTCCGGAGCTTCAAGTTCCAATACCAGCCAGGCAGGTGGTTTTGGAGGTCTCTCCATCACAGGTGTAGACTCTGATAAACTGAGCTTACTGGGTGTTGACAGTGTTAATGGAACTGCTTTTACCAACGACAGTACTGACCAGGTTATAATAGGTAAAACTGCGGCAGAAAGTCTTAATAAAACTGTGGGTGACACCATAGATCTGTTTGGTAAAAACTTCACAGTGAAAGGAACCTTTGAAACAGGGAGTTTCATGACGGACAACGGTATTATGATGCCGCTTTCAACACTTCAAAATCTCACAAGCAATCAAGATAAGGTGAGCAGTGTTCTTGTGAAGGTAACTGACAATGCCAACGTGACCACTGTAAGCAACACCATACAAGATGCCTATCCTAACCAGCTTACCACATCAACAGCTGCTGATCAGGCCAACAGAATAAATCAGGGACTAGGATTCATAAACACAGCTAGTTGGGCAATATCTCTTTTAGCCATATTCATTGGGGCTGTTGGAGTTATTAACACCATGATAATGACTGTCTATGAAAGAACAAGGGAAATAGGAGTTTTAAAAGCTGTTGGATGGAAGGATACCAGAATATTGGGCATGATACTCGGAGAATCCATAGTTCTCACACTGCTGGCATTTGTTGCAGGAACACTGATAGCTGTGGTGGGTGTAGAGGTTTTACTTACCTTGGTACCATCTGTTGGAAGCGTTATAACACCGTCATTTTCTATCTACATATTCCTAAGGGCATTTGCAGTTGCACTGGTAGTGGGAGTCATAGGAGGACTTTATCCAGCATACAGGGCCAGCAGATTATCCCCAACGGAGGCACTGCGCTATGAATAA